In a genomic window of Cydia fagiglandana chromosome 8, ilCydFagi1.1, whole genome shotgun sequence:
- the LOC134666783 gene encoding uncharacterized protein LOC134666783, whose amino-acid sequence MFKVPEWSTDVPDTSVNFSKFANNKKGKKSSTPVTKEPSVKPVPPVNGNIKKKTTSKKSTDKRKLKKIRQKNRQIYQTLSKPQNIESKASSNNNQPGRFVLNPNKPEPKENELKPVNTNKHNGVNKKHDKLKKPKLNKSPKQKNKNQKAFTMSNETNGTEKKPQKRKHNKDLEISDIELNNVDTDKADEAINNAKKKKLSETFKNEDQEDILFGEKPKVKFDKKKEQIKKMLEQSNRNSINVSGNSNSLRERMIAKLQAAQFRYLNEKLYTSSGTEAKELFQADPAAFETYHQGYQQQIKKWPVNPLDLIVKRIMKMPKTHLIADMGCGSAALSRRIPQKVRSFDLVASSPGIEACDMARTPLLSASVDVVVYCLALMGTQLAEYLAEGNRVLKTGGHLLIAEVESRFDKLEDFTRGVERLGFKLLKTDQSHKVFYFLEFKKIQEASKKARHVPLTLKPCLYKRR is encoded by the exons ATGTTCAAAGTGCCAGAATGGAGCACCGATGTGCCCGACACTAGTGTAAACTTCTCCAAATTTGCAAAC AATAAAAAGGGAAAAAAGTCGTCTACACCAGTGACCAAAGAGCCTTCAGTCAAACCTGTACCTCCAGTAAATggcaacattaaaaaaaaaacaacctcCAAGAAATCTACGGACAAACGGAAGTTGAAGAAAATCAGGCAGAAAAACAGGCAAATATATCAAACTTTGAGTAAACCTCAAAATATTGAATCTAAAGCTAGTTCAAATAATAATCAACCAGGTAGATTTGTATTGAACCCTAATAAACCAGAACCTAAGGAAAATGAGCTGAAACCTGTAAATACCAATAAACATAATGGAGTTAATAAGAAACATGATAAACTTAAGAAACCCAAACTTAACAAATCtcctaaacaaaaaaataagaaCCAAAAAGCATTCACTATGTCAAATGAAACTAATGGCACAGAAAAAAAACCCCAAAAGCGGAAACATAACAAAGACCTTGAAATAAGTGACATAGAGCTCAATAATGTTGACACAGACAAAGCGGATGAGGCAAttaataatgctaaaaaaaagaaattgagTGAGACTTTTAAAAATGAAGACCAAGAAGATATTCTGTTTGGAGAAAAGCCTAAAGTGAAATTTGACAAGAAAAAGGAACAGATAAAGAAAATGCTGGAGCAAAGCAACAGGAACTCTATCAATGTTAGTGGAAATTCTAATTCACTGCGAGAAAGAATGATCGCCAAATTGCAAG CTGCGCAATTCAGATACCTAAATGAAAAGCTGTACACTTCATCGGGAACAGAAGCGAAAGAGTTATTCCAAGCTGACCCAGCTGCCTTCGAGACATACCACCAAGGTTACCAGCAGCAGATCAAGAAATGGCCTGTTAACCCGCTGGACCTCATTGTCAAGAGGATCATGAAAAT GCCTAAAACCCACCTCATAGCAGACATGGGTTGCGGCTCTGCCGCTCTTTCCCGTCGGATTCCCCAGAAGGTCCGCTCATTTGACCTGGTGGCTTCATCACCAGGGATTGAAGCTTGTGACATGGCCCGTACGCCACTATTGAGCGCGTCGGTGGACGTGGTGGTGTATTGTCTGGCGTTGATGGGGACGCAGTTGGCCGAGTATTTGGCTGAAGGGAACAGGGTGCTGAAGACTGG AGGCCATCTCCTGATCGCCGAGGTGGAGTCTCGGTTCGACAAGCTGGAAGACTTCACGCGAGGAGTCGAGCGGCTCGGGTTCAAGCTCCTCAAGACTGATCAGAGCCACAAGGTGTTCTACTTCCTGGAGTTTAAGAAAATTCAGGAGGCGTCGAAAAAAGCTAGACATGTGCCGTTGACTTTGAAACCTTGCTTGTATAAGAGAAGATag